The segment ATAAGAAAAAATTTAAAAAATTAGACGAAAAAAATAGTTAAGAAAAATTTGGTATAAGAAGTTATATATAATTGAAGGGGGACCTATAGGTTGCCCTTCAAATAATGTATTTTAAGTAAAAATCTCAGTCAAAGAAATTGTATACAAGAATACATATAATGTTAGAGGAGGATAAATGCGACAGTTAAAAATAACTGATACATCTTTTAGAGATGGACAACAATCATTAATAGCTACAAGACTGACTACTGAAGAAATAATGCCGATAATTGAGAAGATGGACCAGGCAGGTTATTATTCAATGGAAGTTTGGGGAGGAGCAACATTTGATTCATGTATTAGATTTTTAAATGAAGATCCTTGGGAAAGGTTA is part of the Fusobacterium sp. JB019 genome and harbors:
- a CDS encoding oxaloacetate decarboxylase subunit alpha (Converts oxaloacetate to phosphoenolpyruvate using ATP as an energy source) — its product is MRQLKITDTSFRDGQQSLIATRLTTEEIMPIIEKMDQAGYYSMEVWGGATFDSCIRFLNEDPWERL